Proteins from a single region of Eremothecium gossypii ATCC 10895 chromosome VI, complete sequence:
- the RIM101 gene encoding alkaline-responsive transcriptional regulator RIM101 (Syntenic homolog of Saccharomyces cerevisiae YHL027W (RIM101)), which produces MSHINHLLNSDEAIPSTALRSCAQRSPMSSDDELVGTAGYRENQPVPGSTLPTSPSDVSTDTENDEHQRLLCQWDACGSEFSQPELLYHHLCQDHVGRKSQRNLQLNCHWGSCTTKTVKRDHITSHLRVHVPLKPFSCSTCSRKFKRPQDLKKHLKVHMEDTMKERSRAAPGSRGVRKTGVNKGSALQEKARTLPNLTVESFVSQEMQNYYPYYKSRQHLDETLSHIILPPPAALGGTLASEPPSYTRKAVSFFTTLSQDMSRRLPSLAPCNSPGPAGKMVMLPRPEQQYARVPRYPAMPELPPLVTSPGAESHALPRGHNFRPAPLIPGSMLPSLSRFSHDKSQFVARNSYSLNQKASLNEELCENELDIALENLALDDTDALRAELQTVNIIKDYLTCLLLEDVYTESFELPASVEKSHSTLRKYPQIKV; this is translated from the coding sequence ATGTCACATATAAATCATTTACTCAACAGTGACGAGGCTATACCATCCACAGCCCTACGCAGTTGTGCACAGCGGTCGCCGATGTCGAGCGATGACGAACTGGTTGGGACCGCCGGGTACCGGGAGAACCAACCCGTCCCAGGTAGCACTCTCCCGACGTCGCCGAGCGACGTTTCGACAGACACAGAGAATGATGAACACCAAAGGCTTCTATGCCAGTGGGATGCCTGCGGAAGCGAGTTTTCGCAACCTGAATTGCTGTATCATCACTTATGCCAGGATCACGTGGGCCGTAAGTCGCAGAGAAACTTGCAACTGAACTGCCACTGGGGCTCATGCACCACCAAGACGGTTAAGCGCGACCATATCACCTCCCACCTGCGTGTGCATGTTCCCCTGAAACCCTTCAGCTGCTCCACATGCAGCCGTAAGTTTAAACGCCCGCAAGACTTGAAGAAACACCTGAAAGTGCACATGGAGGACACCATGAAAGAGCGTTCGCGTGCGGCGCCGGGCTCGCGTGGTGTTCGCAAGACAGGCGTTAACAAGGGCTCTGCGCTACAAGAGAAGGCGCGCACGTTACCCAACCTGACTGTGGAGAGCTTTGTCAGCCAGGAGATGCAAAATTACTACCCCTACTACAAAAGCAGACAGCACCTAGACGAAACACTGTCGCACATTATTCTCCCGCCCCCAGCCGCTCTAGGTGGTACTTTGGCGTCCGAACCGCCAAGCTACACACGGAAAGCAGTGTCGTTCTTCACGACGCTGTCGCAGGACATGTCTCGTCGCTTGCCTTCTCTTGCTCCTTGCAACAGCCCCGGGCCTGCGGGTAAGATGGTAATGCTTCCCCGCCCAGAACAGCAATATGCACGCGTGCCTAGATATCCAGCGATGCCGGAACTCCCTCCTTTGGTGACCTCTCCGGGAGCGGAATCCCACGCGTTGCCCCGAGGACACAACTTCCGACCCGCTCCATTAATTCCTGGCTCTATGCTGCCCTCGCTCAGCCGCTTTTCTCATGACAAATCGCAATTTGTTGCACGCAACTCTTACTCGCTCAATCAAAAGGCCTCCTTGAATGAAGAGCTCTGCGAGAATGAGCTTGATATCGCGCTCGAGAATCTTGCGCTGGACGACACTGATGCCCTCCGTGCAGAACTCCAGACTGTGAACATAATAAAAGACTACCTGACTTGCTTACTACTCGAAGATGTCTATACAGAGTCTTTTGAACTTCCGGCGTCTGTGGAGAAGTCGCACTCCACTTTGCGCAAATACCCGCAAATAAAAGTATGA
- the WSC4 gene encoding Wsc4p (Syntenic homolog of Saccharomyces cerevisiae YHL028W (WSC4)) encodes MGGILAVSKLKTIWLTLALLLRAVNAGVSLTYCFRSNLGTTDPIFSNYMSNGLCMDHCRSNHEWAIVSGKQCWCSDNMPSRGLEMSDCSTPCWGISSEMCADPDKNTYGYIYMGEGSPPSIEVGSEENTQSSAQSSTATTSSTSSSSISVSSQDPETSTTPSSTTSPLTSSDNGETKTKSTVTSLLKTTDEQHETRTTSTDSSSSAASPASTPESVTSTSSTSSSTSSSTSSSTSSSTSSSTSSTSSSSTSSSSSTTAAPTPVVPVLVRTTTTVPTPVTSYQAITSVIYSVFTTTAAFSENGSQGSSSIVSVATVISTAVYYSTLTPVNSETVPATSAAPIAKVNSFWDSKAKVIGTFLPVALLLFLLLLLLIWILIRLRKKRNGYQDDELQHFHSDVSSAGSILGGHGATSFVYTDEKGILPSPDSNGARVSALASQATMGGGTLCSNSLPASRESKADALVFDQRLDPSHVMSQWENGGSRVSLADDVDYTRKVLRVINE; translated from the coding sequence ATGGGCGGCATTCTCGCTGTTTCAAAATTGAAGACAATATGGCTAACACTGGCCCTTCTTCTGCGCGCAGTTAATGCGGGCGTCTCGTTGACGTACTGTTTCAGGTCCAACCTGGGCACGACCGACCCGATATTCTCAAATTATATGTCCAATGGGCTTTGTATGGACCACTGCCGATCCAATCACGAGTGGGCCATCGTCAGTGGGAAACAGTGCTGGTGTTCTGACAACATGCCGTCGCGGGGCTTAGAAATGAGCGACTGCTCTACGCCGTGCTGGGGGATTTCTTCTGAAATGTGTGCTGACCCCGACAAGAATACCTACGGGTACATATACATGGGGGAAGGCAGTCCTCCTTCTATAGAGGTGGGCTCTGAAGAGAATACCCAGTCATCTGCACAGTCTTCGACCGCCACCACTTCAAGCACATCATCTTCTAGCATATCCGTCTCGTCACAGGACCCCGAGACGAGCACAACTCCGTCATCTACAACATCCCCGTTGACCTCCTCAGACAACGGCGAAACAAAAACTAAAAGTACAGTAACATCGTTACTCAAAACAACCGACGAACAGCATGAGACGCGTACAACTAGCACGGACTCCAGTTCAAGCGCGGCTTCTCCCGCATCAACCCCTGAGTCGGTAACgagcaccagcagcactTCCAGCAGCACTTCCAGCAGCACTTCCAGCAGCACTTCTAGCAGCACGTCCAGCAGCACGTCCAGCACGTCTTCATCAAGCACATCCTCGAGCTCTTCGACCACAGCCGCACCAACGCCTGTTGTACCGGTCTTGGTACGAACCACCACCACCGTGCCGACACCAGTAACAAGTTACCAGGCTATCACCTCAGTAATTTACTCCGTGTTCACCACAACAGCGGCATTCTCCGAAAATGGAAGCCAGGGCTCGAGCAGTATCGTATCAGTAGCCACTGTCATTTCCACCGCTGTCTATTATTCCACCTTAACACCCGTCAACTCGGAAACGGTTCCGGCAACATCCGCTGCACCAATTGCAAAGGTGAACTCGTTCTGGGATTCTAAGGCCAAGGTCATCGGCACTTTTCTCCCCGTCGCACTACTTCTTTTCCTTCTGCTTCTCTTACTCATTTGGATTCTTATTCGGCTTCGCAAAAAGCGTAACGGTTACCAGGATGACGAACTACAGCACTTCCATTCCGATGTCTCGTCTGCAGGCAGTATTCTCGGCGGGCATGGCGCGACCAGCTTCGTGTACACCGATGAGAAGGGCATTCTCCCTTCACCCGACTCTAATGGAGCCCGTGTTTCTGCACTAGCAAGCCAAGCCACTATGGGCGGTGGAACTCTCTGCTCGAACTCACTTCCAGCGAGCAGGGAGTCGAAAGCCGACGCTCTCGTTTTCGACCAGCGACTTGACCCGTCTCACGTCATGTCCCAATGGGAGaacggcggcagcaggGTATCGCTTGCAGATGATGTTGACTACACACGAAAGGTTCTCCGAGTCATCAATGAATAG